TTCGCCACCCAATCCATGAAGATCATGTTCCAACGCGCGGAAATGGACCAGACAATCCAATTGCCACAGACCGAAGACCCCCGATGGGCTTCTACCTCTCCAAACAGACGGACGCCCATCGAGAGCAAAAGGAAACTCAAGCCCTCACAGTTTATGTTTCACAAATGCCATCAAAACAACTCAATTTTATGCAACCTTGCAAGTCAACAACTGTCGTTCTTGTTCACCGGGACCATGTTGTACTTCCATTTGTACTGAAAGTAAGTTTTCTTGGCGTTGCCTATCAGTGGGTGATCCATGCGGGTTGTTTTTCTTGCGGGTTTCCTTTCCACCTGAAGTTTCAGGTTCTCAATCATCAACACATGTCAGACCTCAAAGACCGAAGAGTCTGGGATCGTTGCTTTCCCAGCGGTTGATGCACTTCTGGGCTCCAATCCTGCAAGAGGCCCATACATCCACGCCGAAAGTGGTTTGGGCCCCTCTGGCGAACACTGTCTTCCAACTGGATTGATACCGCAATGTGGTCTTCACCCTGATCAAGGGAAATTTGCGTGTGTAAATGCCAGAGATGTCTTCGCTGCCTTGCAAGAATTCTGGGGCATGGCTTTCTTGGAACACATGTCGGCCTTTGAGGTAAAAGGTGTAAGGCAGAATGTAGCGAACCGGATCATTTCTCCTCTGTCGGCTTTCCCGTCATCTTTGGGTGTGGAGAGGCTTGCGCAACTCGCCAAGAGGATGGAACCGGTGATCAAAACATTTTTTTCATGTGCGGCCTCCAGAGGTGGTGTGCTTGAATGGGGATTTGTAGAGGGATGTTGTTTCAGAGTGTGTTTAGAGATCGATCAGGATTTTGCTGTTTTCAATGCCGAACAGTTTGATGTACAGACCGTCTTTTCCTTTTCCATCACTGTCGATGTGGTAGCCGGGTGTGGTGCTGTTCTGCAGGTCCCGGAGGGTGTTGTTTCGGGTGAGGGTGTAATTGGATTGACCGACAGGAACACTTTTCATGCCAGGGAGGAACAGGGTCAGTGCGTCTCCTCTGGGAATTTCGTATGCTTCCAGGTAGGTGGTCAGAATGGCGTCTCCATTCAGGTTGGAGACCTGGTAGGTGATGTTCTGATTGGTGATGATGGGCAGCTGCCAGGATGGCCGATTGGGATCTGCACTCTTGAGGGTTTGAGATGGGCCGTCCGAGCGCCTCAGGAGTGCAAGTCGGTCTTCTTTGTCGGTCACAAGTTTGATTTTTGCGTAGTTGTTCTGACAGATGGCCACGTCCGGCCAGAACGGTGTGGTCTGGCAGTTGCCGTTTTTCATGATGGCAAGGTTGCTGACCAAGTAAGTTCTGCGATTTGGGTCTTGAGGGATTCCTGCTCTGCGGGAGAAGTACTGGTCCACATCATGAAAGCTGGTGATGGTGCCGTTGTCGTCTGCTTTGTCGTATTGCCCATTCACCAAGATGCCGTTTTTGGCAAAAGTCCAGGTGAAATTACAAGGCTTTTATTGACGTGCAGTTCATCCACAATGTTGTGCTTCAAAGTTGGCTGGGGACAGATACCCCAGGGCCGAGTGAGTTCGACGCAGATTGTACCAGCCCATCATCCACGAAAACACAATTCTGCACGTTTCTTCTCGATTTCCAATGGCCTTGTCGAGACCCAGTTCCATCTTTAGGGTCGCCAAGAAGCTCTCCATGGCTGCGTTATCCCAGCAATTCCCTTTCCGACTCATGCTGCACGTGGCTTGCATGTCTTGTAGAGCTCGCTGATACTCCTGGGAGGGGTACTGGCACCCCCGGTCACTGTGATGCAAGAGGCCTGCAGCAGGTTTCCGGGTCTCCTGAGCCATCTGCAGGGCAGAAATCGCTAGTTTGGTCTCCAGGGTCGTCCCAAAGGCCCAACCCACCACTCTTCTGGAAAATACGTCCAGGATGACACTGAGATACAGCCACCCTTCATGGGTAGGTAAAAAGGTCAAGTCGGTGATCCATTTCTGGTCTTTGTGTGATGCGACAAATTGTCTGTCCAACACGTTCTCAGCCACAGGATCCCCTGCTTTGCTGCGGGTGGTTACGCGAAATTTCCGCTTACACCGCGTTTTCAGTCCACTTTCTTTCATCAGACGGGTGATCCGCTGACAGCTGACCTGCTGGCCTGCCTTCTCTAGCTCCCGTTTGATTCTGGGTGCACCATACGTGCTTTTGCTGTCCTGGTGAATCTTTCTGATTTCTGCCTTCAGCTGCTGGTCTTGTGTTTTTCTGCCGGCTTCAGGACGTCTCTTCCAGGCCAGGTATGCCGCAACTTTGACGCCCAGCAGGCGGGCCATGTGTTTTAAATACCGTAATGAAAAAATGTGAGTAGAATCACTTAGTGGGTTCTTCTGGAAGACACAGGTGTAAGCGATGGAAATCTTCCTGATAGGTGCTCTGCTGCTTGACCACTGCCAAGGCTGTACAAAGGATCTTATGTGCGAGAGCAACAAAAGCCACTTTGGCAGGCTTGCCCTTTGCTCTGAGCCTTTTGTAGAAAGACGAAAAGAAGCTTTGCGTTTTGACTGAACACACTGCTGCCTGGTAAGCCGCCTTCCTAAGTCTTGTATTGCCTTTCTTGCTGATCGAGGCATGGCCTCGATATTTGCCGGACTCTTGAATCTGAGGATTCAGTCCGGCAAATGCCACCAGCTTGCTCCCCGACTCAAAGTTCATCAAAGACGTTTCAGACAGGAAAACAGTGGCAATCTTGAAGCCTACACCCGGCAAGGAGAGCAGCGAGTCCAGTTGCTGCTTGACCTGTTGGTCCCTCTGGATCAGTTCTTTGATTTTGCGTTCCAGGTCCTTTTGCTGCCGTTCCAGCAATTCAAGCTGTGCTTGCCTTTGTTCTTCCAGAAAATCCATGGCATAAAAGGCATGTCCAGCCGTATGCTTTTTGTTTTTCAGTTGCACGATGCTGGTGGTCAACTCGTCTCTGGCCCGGGTCAGGCACTGCAGTTCGGCCAGCAAGTCCGTTTGAGGAACCCAAGAGTGGGGTTGTTGTCTGATTGCAAAAAGGGCAATGAGCTGGGCATCCATGCGGTCTGTTTTTGCCCTTCTGAGCAAACTTTTTCCAAAGGCATGAATTTGGGCCGGATTCATCACACTGAGCTTTACGCCTGCAGCGTGTAGAAAATAGGCCAGCTGCTGGTAATACACTCCAGTCGCCTCCATGCAGGCATGAAGCTGACTGACAGCTGCCCCACAAGAACCCAGTACATCCATCAGGGCAGAGAATCCTGTGGGTGTGTTGGGCAGCCGATCCCCTTTCAACACCTTTTCCTGGGCATCCAACAAGGCGAAGTCAAAGGTGTCACAGCTGATGTCAATCCCCAGATACCACGTCTCAGACATGAGATACTCCTTGGTGGAAGGTCTCTCGGTGTCGCCCAGGTTGCGGATAACTTTGTGTGCAGGCTGCAAGCCTAGAATACCGTTCTGGCTGTCTGGGTGTCCTGGACTGCTTTCAATTTAAAAAACGACCTTGGTGGGTCAGGCGAAATCTCGGGGTAGCAGCCCAGGAACCGAGGTGAGTCCATTATCCACCCTGGACCCATCTCTATTACACAAAGGCGAAATCCTTGCGGTTGTCCTCCATGAAGCGGTACTTCACTCCATTTCGGCCGCGAAGAATTTCGCCGCCCGCTTTAAAATTTCCCTTTCTATACGCAGGATTTCCACCTCCTTCTCCAGTTCCTTGATGCGCTTTTCCTGCTCGGTTAAAGCTGGCACGCCTCTTCCGGTAAAGACCGGGCGACCCTGCTCTTGAGCTTCCTTGTGCTTTTTGATCCAGCGGCCCAGAATCTGGTTGGGAATGCCCAGGTCCTGTGCCACTCGGGTCTGGGTGACCCCAGGCTGTAAGGCCAGCTGGACGGCATGAAGCTTGAAATCGGCGGTGTATTTGGTGGGCGTTTTGCGCATAAGTCTTCTCCCATTCTGCGGGATCAACTGAGCGTCAACAAAACCTTATCAAGTTCAAGGTTTCGTCGAAGTAGGCATCCAGAGGGATGCTGTCGTCGATGTCCATGAGTTGCAATTTGTGATTCATAAAACGCGTTGCAGCTCCCTGGGTGGGGAAAAGCACATCTTTGTTGGTGAATCCAGTGATGGCCACGTTGTACAGGTGGGCTGGACCATCATAGAAGGTGTAGGCTGCGTGTGGGTTGGGGTCTGTG
The window above is part of the Deinococcus misasensis DSM 22328 genome. Proteins encoded here:
- a CDS encoding IS3 family transposase, which produces MARLLGVKVAAYLAWKRRPEAGRKTQDQQLKAEIRKIHQDSKSTYGAPRIKRELEKAGQQVSCQRITRLMKESGLKTRCKRKFRVTTRSKAGDPVAENVLDRQFVASHKDQKWITDLTFLPTHEGWLYLSVILDVFSRRVVGWAFGTTLETKLAISALQMAQETRKPAAGLLHHSDRGCQYPSQEYQRALQDMQATCSMSRKGNCWDNAAMESFLATLKMELGLDKAIGNREETCRIVFSWMMGWYNLRRTHSALGYLSPANFEAQHCG
- a CDS encoding transposase; its protein translation is MRKTPTKYTADFKLHAVQLALQPGVTQTRVAQDLGIPNQILGRWIKKHKEAQEQGRPVFTGRGVPALTEQEKRIKELEKEVEILRIEREILKRAAKFFAAEME
- a CDS encoding IS110 family transposase, producing MQPAHKVIRNLGDTERPSTKEYLMSETWYLGIDISCDTFDFALLDAQEKVLKGDRLPNTPTGFSALMDVLGSCGAAVSQLHACMEATGVYYQQLAYFLHAAGVKLSVMNPAQIHAFGKSLLRRAKTDRMDAQLIALFAIRQQPHSWVPQTDLLAELQCLTRARDELTTSIVQLKNKKHTAGHAFYAMDFLEEQRQAQLELLERQQKDLERKIKELIQRDQQVKQQLDSLLSLPGVGFKIATVFLSETSLMNFESGSKLVAFAGLNPQIQESGKYRGHASISKKGNTRLRKAAYQAAVCSVKTQSFFSSFYKRLRAKGKPAKVAFVALAHKILCTALAVVKQQSTYQEDFHRLHLCLPEEPTK